From Coffea arabica cultivar ET-39 chromosome 2e, Coffea Arabica ET-39 HiFi, whole genome shotgun sequence, the proteins below share one genomic window:
- the LOC113729966 gene encoding uncharacterized protein isoform X1 yields the protein MSRFQSNRRLEKDQPIYDDDNEDTASPETRDNGHSNGGIQNNTLFSKDYVNVRSRSYLMKILSKQGDSKVLFADKVLKFTGSGKMKHRILLITDFAIYVVDPDCDALKRRIALAAVEKLSLSELGDNFFAIIIPTEYDILMASTRKAEIVNALVEATKSASDYELDVLHSNRFEYNAAADLVKVVQFEEVEGGVKTRIGRK from the exons ATGTCACGGTTCCAATCCAATCGGCGGCTGGAAAAAGACCAGCCAATTTACGATGACGACAACGAAGACACCGCATCCCCTGAAACCCGAGACAACGGCCACTCAAACGGAGGAATCCAAAATAACACCCTTTTCAGTAAAGATTATGTCAACGTGCGTTCTCGATCATATCTCATGAAGATTCTCAGCAAACAAG GTGACAGTAAAGTTCTCTTTGCAGATAAAGTTTTGAAATTTACTGGTTCAGGGAAGATGAAGCATCGTATActtttgattactgattttgcAATATATGTAGTAGACCCAGACTGTGATGCACTTAAAAGGCGGATTGCACTAGCAGCTGTTGAGAAGCTGAGTTTGAGTGAACTGGGTGATAACTTTTTTGCTATAATTATCCCAACAGAGTATGATATACTTATGGCTAGTACTCGAAAGGCAGAGATTGTAAATGCCCTGGTAGAAGCTACCAAAAGTGCATCTGACTATGAACTGGATGTGCTTCACTCTAACAG GTTTGAGTACAATGCGGCTGCGGACCTGGTGAAGGTAGTTCAGTTTGAAGAAGTGGAAG GTGGTGTTAAAACAAGAATTGGGAGGAAATGA
- the LOC113729966 gene encoding uncharacterized protein isoform X2, whose amino-acid sequence MSRFQSNRRLEKDQPIYDDDNEDTASPETRDNGHSNGGIQNNTLFSKDYVNVRSRSYLMKILSKQDPDCDALKRRIALAAVEKLSLSELGDNFFAIIIPTEYDILMASTRKAEIVNALVEATKSASDYELDVLHSNRFEYNAAADLVKVVQFEEVEGGVKTRIGRK is encoded by the exons ATGTCACGGTTCCAATCCAATCGGCGGCTGGAAAAAGACCAGCCAATTTACGATGACGACAACGAAGACACCGCATCCCCTGAAACCCGAGACAACGGCCACTCAAACGGAGGAATCCAAAATAACACCCTTTTCAGTAAAGATTATGTCAACGTGCGTTCTCGATCATATCTCATGAAGATTCTCAGCAAACAAG ACCCAGACTGTGATGCACTTAAAAGGCGGATTGCACTAGCAGCTGTTGAGAAGCTGAGTTTGAGTGAACTGGGTGATAACTTTTTTGCTATAATTATCCCAACAGAGTATGATATACTTATGGCTAGTACTCGAAAGGCAGAGATTGTAAATGCCCTGGTAGAAGCTACCAAAAGTGCATCTGACTATGAACTGGATGTGCTTCACTCTAACAG GTTTGAGTACAATGCGGCTGCGGACCTGGTGAAGGTAGTTCAGTTTGAAGAAGTGGAAG GTGGTGTTAAAACAAGAATTGGGAGGAAATGA